In a single window of the Lasioglossum baleicum unplaced genomic scaffold, iyLasBale1 scaffold2044, whole genome shotgun sequence genome:
- the LOC143221199 gene encoding LOW QUALITY PROTEIN: attractin-like protein 1 (The sequence of the model RefSeq protein was modified relative to this genomic sequence to represent the inferred CDS: inserted 1 base in 1 codon): LTEPAGHIHDGIGNYTADVKCSWLIESSPNSTIRMHVEQFATECGWDHMYIYDGDSVEAPLLAVFSGLMHKDGYHIRRVPEVIAQSGSALLHFYSDVVYNMSGFNITYKINACPSRYSHIDCSGHGVCIDGVCTCDATWIGEACEIQVCPNNCSHSHGQGECNRESHHCDCVHGFKGSDCSQRSDRGFWETVTYTDFSPEGSASHCSIVWKDSLYVVGGESFRRAKMIYVYDFNGNVWXTPHVEGKVPLPRYAHSCVLFGDKIFMYGGVLPNSTVTNEIWAFDVSAKVWENVTVHDNCHNNKTMRGPLKVAGHSATLVQSHGRKEKMVVIFGYSPQYGYLNEVQEYYLGTREWQIVETVGFPVKGGYGHTSAYDPLTSLIYVYGGYVSESQSTQVVTNRLYSYHPNSREWTLLTSAPSARFFHTAVFISGGLMIVFGGNMHNDTQHSDGTKCYSADTMAYDVTCDSWHQFPMPKEMTDLPRYGHSTTVFEKSMYIYGGFDGQMLSDMSRYTPGNCEHLTNQNQCLNARTGVKCVWDKSEDRCIQITKISRQVLLNDDMHDGIYMRCLDDTPPRGMTSHKELCKLLTDCVACVQTSYNCVWCGKSCSYEICRDNANAPPTKAITNLVQCDAHTGIECLQLHTCHACSSNPHCIWSWSNGPDRCKPYSKARDQVTILNGTIQAQRLSIDSCRNPCVDYSSCKNCTESDCIWCQNEKKCVDKTAYPASFPYGQCREWTTVDAKCRATETGKEWCTFYSSCTACRSDPGCGWCDDGSGTGKGLCLPGGARGPSNKSSDTCPFERWYFTKCPTCQCNGHSKCRSNSSICIQPCENLTYGPHCDKCMPGYYGSPLNGATCQPCFCNNQGTQCSSETGKCSCTTKGIIGDHCERCDVSSLYHGDPTNKGSCFYDLAIDYQFTFNLSKKEDRQYRAINFKNSPPKSDIDAEFSITCSVLAKMNITVKKGNTPEMPVTLGANCTTNMYKYRFMKDIYGFGSENNNTLITVYVYVYDFQPPVWIQISFSQYSKLNLQQFFITFCTDYMPRCFLALLLVAAVLWKIKQKYDMYRRRQRLFVEMEQMASRAFSQVLVEIERRDIDNSDSERSESELTNCRKKKKDAPSPIALEPCCGNRAAVLSLLVRLPTGGEPYTPAGQSAGLAVASALVTLGSPRRPSQELTTKEPTKTRKSASQHPDSTCI; the protein is encoded by the exons ACTGACGGAGCCGGCGGGACACATCCACGACGGTATCGGCAACTACACTGCGGACGTCAAGTGTTCCTGGCTGATCGAGAGCAGCCCGAACTCCACGATACGGATGCACGTGGAGCAATTCGCCACGGAATGCGGCTGGGATCACATGTACATCTACGACGGTGACAGCGTCGAAGCGCCGTTGCTCGCTGTCTTCTCCGGATTGATGCACAAAGATGGCTACCACATACGCCGCGTGCCGGAAGTGATCGCGCAGTCCGGAAGCGCGCTGCTTCACTTCTACTCGGACGTCGTGTACAACATGAGCGGCTTCAATATTACTTACAAGATCAACGCTTGCCCGAGCAG GTATTCGCACATCGACTGCTCCGGCCATGGAGTCTGTATCGACGGCGTTTGCACGTGTGACGCTACATGGATTGGCGAGGCCTGCGAGATTCAAGTTTGCCCGAACAATTGTTCCCATAGTCATGGACAGGGCGAGTGTAACCGGGAGAGCCATCACTGTGACTGCGTGCACGGTTTCAAGG GTTCCGACTGTAGCCAAAGAAGTGATCGTGGGTTTTGGGAGACCGTCACGTACACTGACTTCTCGCCGGAAGGTTCGGCTAGTCATTGTTCCATCGTTTGGAAGGATTCCTTGTATGTAGTCGGCGGTGAGAGCTTTCGTCGCGCCAAGATGATTTACGTATATGATTTCAATGGAAACGTCT AAACCCCTCATGTAGAGGGTAAGGTTCCTTTACCCCGCTACGCTCATTCATGCGTGTTATTTGGCGACAAGATATTCATGTACGGCGGTGTTCTGCCTAATTCCACGGTAACCAACGAGATCTGGGCCTTCGACGTGTCGGCAAAAGTCTGGGAGAACGTAACCGTGCACGACAACTGCCATAACAACAAGACTATGCGTGGTCCCTTAAAG GTAGCTGGACACTCTGCAACCCTGGTGCAGAGCCATGGAAGGAAGGAAAAGATGGTGGTAATATTCGGCTATTCACCTCAGTATGGCTATCTAAACGAGGTCCAGGAATACTATTTGGGTACCCGTGAGTGGCAAATCGTggagacagtcggattccctgTAAAGGGTGGCTACGGTCACACCTCCGCCTATGACCCGTTAACGAGTCTCATTTACGTATACGGAGGATACGTCTCAGAATCACAGAGCACACAGGTGGTAACCAATCGACTGTACTCCTACCACCCTAATTCTCGTGAGTGGACATTGTTGACGTCTGCCCCATCGGCACGCTTCTTTCATACGGCCGTGTTCATTTCTGGTGGCTTGATGATCGTCTTTGGAGGCAACATGCACAATGATACGCAACATTCAGATGGAACAAAGTGTTACTCAGCTGATACGATGGCGTACGATGTCACGTGTGATTCGTGGCATCAGTTTCCTATGCCCAAAGAGATGACCGATCTGCCTAGGTATGGGCACAGTACGACCGTTTTCGAGAAATCGATGTACATTTATGGGGGATTCGATGGCCAGATGTTGTCTGACATGTCAAG GTACACACCAGGAAATTGCGAACACCTTACAAATCAGAATCAGTGTTTAAACGCAAGGACAGGCGTGAAGTGCGTGTGGGACAAGAGTGAAGACCGATGTATACAGATTACCAAGATATCCCGGCAAGTGCTTCTTAACGATGACATGCACGACGGAATTTACATGAGATGCCTAGACGACACGCCGCCACGTGGGATGACGTCTCACAAGGAGTTATGCAAGCTGCTCACGGACTGCGTGGCATGCGTGCAGACCTCGTACAATTGCGTGTGGTGCGGTAAGAGTTGCTCGTACGAGATTTGCCGAGACAACGCTAATGCACCTCCGACCAAGGCAATCACGAATCTGGTACAGTGCGATGCTCATACCGGCATTGAGTGTTTGCAATTACACACGTGCCATGCGTGCTCCAGTAATCCGCATTGTATCTGGTCCTGGTCGAATGGACCGGATCGGTGTAAGCCGTACTCGAAGGCTCGAGAC CAGGTGACAATTTTAAATGGAACTATCCAAGCACAAAGGTTATCTATAGACTCCTGTCGCAATCCGTGTGTGGATTATTCTTCCTGTAAAAATTGTACGGAGTCAGATTGCATTTGGTGTCAGAATGAGAAGAAGTGCGTCGATAAAACTGCATATCCTGCGAGTTTTCCTTATGGCCAGTGCCGCGAGTGGACTACCGTTGATGCAAAATGTCGTGCCACTGAAACAGGGAAAGAGTGGTGTACGTTTTACTCGTCTTGCACGGCGTGTCGTTCTGATCCTGGATGCGGATGGTGCGACGATGGTTCTGGAACAGGAAAGGGACTGTGTCTCCCAGGTGGAGCTCGTGGACCGAGTAATAAAAGCTCGGACACTTGCCCATTTGAACGATGGTACTTTACCAAATGTCCTA CTTGCCAATGCAACGGTCACAGCAAGTGTCGCTCAAATAGCAGTATATGCATTCAACCATGTGAAAATTTGACTTACGGACCTCATTGCGATAAATGCATGCCCGGCTATTACGGAAGTCCCCTAAATGGAGCCACTTGCCAAC CCTGCTTTTGTAATAACCAAGGCACACAGTGTTCCAGCGAAACGGGTAAATGTTCCTGTACAACGAAAGGCATTATTGGAGATCATTGTGAACGATGCGATGTATCTAGCCTCTATCATGGAGATCCTACAAATAAAGGATCATGTTTTT ACGATTTGGCAATTGATTATCAATTTACATTCAATTTAAGTAAAAAAGAAGATCGCCAGTATAGGgcaatcaatttcaaaaattctccACCAAAATCCGATATCGATGCGGAATTCTCTATTACCTGTTCCGTTCTGGCTAAAATGAATATTACCGTGAAGAAAGGCAATACGCCGGAAATGCCAGTCACTCTTGGCGCAAATTGCACGACCAACATGTACAAGTATCGTTTTATGAAAGACATTTATGGTTTCGGTAGTGAAAACAATAACACATTGATCACGGTGTACGTTTACGTGTACGACTTCCAGCCACCAGTGTGGATTCAAATTTCCTTCTCTCAGTATTCCAAACTCAACTTGCAGCAGTTCTTCATAACATTTTGCAC AGATTACATGCCTAGGTGCTTCCTCGCTCTGCTGTTAGTGGCTGCTGTCCTTTGGAAAATTAAGCAAAAATATGACATGTACAGAAGAAGGCAAAGATTGTTCGTAGAAATGGAACAAATGGCCAGTAGGGCGTTTAGCCAGGTTTTGGTGGAAATCGAGAGGCGGGACATCGATAATTCTGACTCAGAACGAAGCGAGTCCGAGTTGACCAATTGTCGTAAAAAGAAAAAG GACGCCCCTAGTCCGATCGCGCTGGAGCCATGTTGTGGTAACAGAGCAGCGGTCTTGTCGTTGCTAGTCAGACTACCTACTGGCGGTGAACCGTATACGCCGGCTGGTCAGAGCGCCGGTTTAGCCGTAGCGTCTGCGTTAGTTACACTGGGTAGTCCGCGGAGGCCCTCTCAGGAATTGACGACGAAGGAGCCGACGAAAACACGAAAGTCTGCCAGCCAACACCCAGATTCCACTTGCATTTAG